A window of the Amycolatopsis solani genome harbors these coding sequences:
- a CDS encoding acyl carrier protein — protein MADVAPKLREVFVEALDLDGDVDVENLKYRDLEAWDSVGHMALVAAIEDEFDVEFDTDQVIDMSSFKVAVDMVTELQSKND, from the coding sequence ATGGCGGATGTCGCCCCCAAGCTGCGCGAGGTCTTCGTCGAGGCCCTCGATCTCGACGGCGACGTGGACGTCGAGAACCTGAAGTACCGCGACCTCGAGGCGTGGGACTCGGTCGGCCACATGGCGCTGGTCGCGGCCATCGAAGACGAGTTCGACGTCGAGTTCGACACCGACCAGGTCATCGACATGTCGAGCTTCAAGGTCGCCGTGGACATGGTCACCGAGCTCCAGTCGAAGAATGACTGA